One genomic region from Spirulina subsalsa PCC 9445 encodes:
- a CDS encoding HEAT repeat domain-containing protein, with protein MNDDGLNPVNWEDDLDSPLDELDAIKEEAAPDPEEMLRLLSSDDTSQRIVAARAFSQIQDSRAIPHLMEALTDICPLVRVSAAYGLGRNPSPDAVEALITQYYQDWNGYVRKGIVWALGNCLDRRTLTPLTQGLKRDISAVRLWAASALAQMAKLDYEVMIAAIPPLIEALRQDSVAAVRSNCAWALGQLCRELPSNVVYATAIDALLESLVEDSDLGVQEDAKAALLKVGDPRGLQMIEELELEGLVHFLKD; from the coding sequence ATGAATGATGATGGCCTTAATCCAGTGAACTGGGAGGATGATTTAGATAGTCCACTTGATGAACTTGACGCAATCAAAGAAGAAGCGGCACCAGATCCCGAGGAAATGTTACGCTTGTTATCCTCTGACGATACCTCTCAACGCATTGTAGCCGCCCGTGCCTTTAGTCAGATTCAGGATTCACGAGCGATTCCCCACCTCATGGAAGCTTTAACGGATATTTGTCCCTTAGTCCGTGTCAGTGCCGCCTATGGTTTAGGCCGTAATCCCAGCCCCGATGCAGTAGAGGCCTTAATTACTCAGTATTACCAAGATTGGAATGGTTATGTCCGCAAAGGAATTGTCTGGGCATTAGGCAACTGTTTAGATCGTCGCACCTTGACTCCCCTCACCCAAGGCTTAAAAAGGGACATCTCTGCCGTGCGTCTCTGGGCAGCTAGTGCCTTAGCCCAGATGGCTAAGTTGGATTATGAGGTAATGATCGCTGCAATTCCCCCTTTAATTGAGGCACTCCGTCAAGATTCTGTAGCCGCTGTGCGCAGTAATTGCGCTTGGGCATTGGGGCAGTTGTGCCGGGAGTTACCCTCTAATGTGGTCTATGCGACGGCTATTGATGCTCTGTTAGAGTCTTTAGTTGAAGATTCTGATCTCGGGGTGCAGGAAGATGCTAAGGCGGCGTTGCTTAAAGTGGGAGATCCCCGAGGTTTGCAAATGATTGAGGAATTGGAGTTAGAAGGTTTAGTTCACTTCTTAAAAGATTGA
- a CDS encoding CHAT domain-containing protein, whose product MPLTRHLTPTVCLLSTLALLTDPFIPVHSQILPEANTHITSDGQHLNITGGTLSGDGGNLFHSFQEFSLQTGQTANFFTTPEIQNILGRVTGGNPSLINGLIQVIGGSSNLYLMNPAGIIFGQNAQLNIPGDFFATTATGIGFNNNWFNVWGENDYQNLIGTPSQFAFDLTQSAPIFNAGNLALTAGQNLTFLAGNIVNTGSIQAGTVTLAAVPGSHLIQISQPGHLLRLEIAPPRDSQGHIIPFSSLDLPTLLTTPAVTEITGNLPPTYPGEITIGGKIQGETVNLFAQEKVYPLPASSPWILTGDGTESAPTVTIFPRTPQDLKIFTFIDATVKDYEQFLYGGISGTTHIVVTPRESGIRKITDSLTGITGINSLQIISEGNEGNFWLGKDFISAENIGQYQEQMQQWGQSLAIGADILLWSCYTALGTQGDILLANIANATGANIAGSTTLTGRAELGGDWVLEKQLGEINSTLGIDARVLENYQNTFLLYTVTNNNDSGLGSLREQIITANGTTVADEIRFAQSFTILLNSELTIASNGGALTINGGANQIILDGQNNTRVLRIQGTGGSPNVTLENLTIRNGNGMTGPGGGILDQSPGTLTINNSVITNNVSGLNYGGGGISSIGNAIITNSTIANNTALGNAGGGINMGGTLTITNSTISNNTSTNSSGGGVHIGGTVTVNNSTFSNNVADFDGGGIAATTATINGSTISQNRSLSNGGGGVSAVNIAVNNTTISNNTAALMGGGISGITPTSNITINNSTISGNSAAVRGGGVHSANNLTITNSTISGNSANFFGGGILSLGDMSINFSTITNNLADASNSGTGDGGGIYNNDSTRALTIRNSIIAGNFDSPGNSGTGSIHPDFGGNFGANLVFEYNLIGNTNGLTGVTLSNTNILNQDPKLAPLGNYGGATQTHALLPGSPAINAGVNVGGVTTDQRGQQRGIPDLGSFEVNAALSLTTTPPQVTGNIVSTTIILRNLGPDAIGNIIQTIALQNFASLLDFTPSYGSYDPLTGIWQIPQLDGNFDLLPQGNEVTLTLRFLLPTPPPNSAPIPDQIVLFTAEPPTFEGNQLNQNDPIVREFVLSLRPWREQWSDVGSFGHEEKRIEGIDRVQSLDEGVASEFKTHFNVPDDESEMVTLDQAQSKLKEIEEITGIRPALIYAFFRPVTVQSSDAALSEGSILWQFTETGFNTNREQFISVSEAESPMDSLELVLVTQTGDVLRYSVPEATRGRVMEQVEALNRTVKTVSRRDRYLNSAQQLHAWLIAPLAKDLQRLGIANLSFIMDSGLRTFPLAVLHDGERFLIERYSLGQMPSLALTNTDYQDLRSFDVLAMGADRFERLPSLPGVSVELSLISEEIWRGTTLLNEAFTLENLQANRSRGMYPLIHLATHAEFNPGSLKESFIQFWDEALTLDRWRELTLYEPPVELLILSACRTGLGDKSVELGFAGITVASGVKSAIGSLWYVSDLGTLGLMTMLYEQLHHAPIKADALRQAQIAMMRGRVRTEGGNLVIGEERFPLPPGLENVGDRIFDHPYYWSGFTLIGNPW is encoded by the coding sequence ATGCCACTCACTCGCCACCTGACCCCTACAGTCTGTCTCCTCTCCACCCTTGCCCTGCTTACCGACCCATTCATCCCCGTCCACAGTCAAATTCTTCCCGAAGCCAACACCCACATCACCTCCGACGGACAACACCTCAACATCACCGGAGGCACCCTCTCGGGAGACGGTGGCAACCTCTTCCACAGTTTCCAAGAATTTAGCCTGCAAACCGGACAAACCGCCAACTTTTTCACCACCCCTGAAATCCAGAACATCCTCGGACGAGTCACCGGAGGCAATCCCTCCCTCATCAACGGTTTAATTCAAGTCATCGGAGGTTCATCTAACCTTTACCTCATGAATCCTGCCGGGATTATCTTTGGGCAAAATGCACAACTCAACATTCCTGGAGACTTTTTCGCTACCACAGCCACAGGCATCGGCTTCAATAATAACTGGTTTAATGTATGGGGAGAAAACGACTATCAAAACCTGATCGGAACACCCTCACAATTTGCCTTTGATTTAACTCAATCTGCCCCCATTTTCAACGCCGGAAATTTAGCCCTCACGGCCGGACAAAATTTAACCTTTTTGGCGGGAAATATTGTCAATACAGGGAGCATTCAAGCCGGAACTGTTACCCTTGCCGCCGTCCCCGGTAGCCATTTAATCCAAATCTCCCAACCCGGTCATTTATTACGCTTAGAAATTGCTCCCCCGCGAGATAGCCAAGGTCATATTATCCCGTTCTCATCCCTCGACTTACCCACCCTATTGACTACTCCTGCTGTTACCGAAATAACAGGCAATCTCCCCCCAACCTACCCCGGAGAAATTACCATTGGGGGAAAAATTCAAGGGGAAACGGTTAACTTATTTGCACAAGAAAAAGTCTATCCTCTCCCCGCTTCCAGCCCTTGGATATTAACCGGAGATGGCACAGAAAGTGCCCCCACTGTGACAATTTTTCCTCGAACCCCTCAAGACCTCAAAATTTTTACATTTATTGATGCCACAGTCAAAGATTATGAGCAGTTTCTCTATGGTGGCATTTCTGGAACGACCCATATTGTGGTTACTCCCAGAGAATCAGGTATCCGCAAGATTACCGATAGTTTAACCGGGATTACAGGGATTAATTCCTTACAAATTATTTCGGAAGGAAACGAGGGTAATTTTTGGTTAGGCAAAGACTTTATAAGTGCTGAAAATATCGGACAATATCAAGAACAGATGCAGCAATGGGGTCAATCTTTAGCCATTGGTGCGGATATTTTATTATGGAGTTGTTACACCGCATTAGGCACTCAGGGGGATATCTTATTAGCCAATATTGCCAACGCAACGGGGGCAAATATAGCGGGTTCTACTACCCTGACGGGTCGGGCTGAATTAGGGGGGGATTGGGTGTTAGAAAAACAGCTAGGAGAAATTAATTCAACCCTCGGCATAGATGCTCGGGTTTTAGAGAATTATCAAAATACGTTTTTACTTTACACGGTAACTAATAATAATGATAGTGGTCTAGGGTCATTAAGGGAGCAAATTATTACGGCGAATGGAACCACCGTAGCCGATGAAATTCGCTTTGCTCAGAGTTTTACAATTTTATTAAATTCCGAGTTAACGATTGCCTCTAATGGTGGAGCTTTAACCATTAATGGGGGGGCAAATCAAATTATTTTAGATGGTCAAAATAACACTAGGGTTTTAAGAATTCAGGGAACTGGAGGGAGTCCTAATGTTACGTTAGAGAATTTGACGATTCGTAATGGCAACGGTATGACTGGCCCGGGGGGGGGAATTTTAGATCAAAGTCCCGGTACACTGACTATTAATAATAGTGTCATTACAAACAATGTTAGTGGATTAAATTATGGGGGGGGTGGAATTAGCAGCATAGGAAATGCGATTATCACCAATAGCACCATTGCCAATAATACCGCCCTAGGCAATGCTGGGGGGGGGATTAACATGGGCGGCACTTTAACGATTACGAATAGCACCATTTCTAATAATACGTCAACCAATAGCAGTGGTGGGGGTGTGCATATTGGGGGAACTGTTACTGTTAATAACAGCACATTTTCTAATAATGTAGCTGATTTTGATGGCGGGGGAATTGCGGCAACTACGGCGACGATTAATGGTAGCACTATATCACAAAATAGAAGTCTTTCTAATGGAGGAGGTGGGGTCAGTGCTGTTAATATTGCTGTTAATAATACTACTATTTCTAATAATACTGCTGCTTTGATGGGGGGTGGGATTTCTGGAATAACGCCAACGAGCAACATTACTATTAATAATAGTACAATCTCGGGCAATTCTGCGGCTGTTCGTGGTGGTGGTGTTCATAGTGCAAATAATTTAACGATTACGAATAGTACCATTTCTGGCAACTCCGCGAATTTCTTTGGCGGAGGTATTTTAAGTTTGGGAGATATGAGCATTAATTTCTCTACTATTACAAATAATTTGGCGGATGCTAGTAATAGCGGAACGGGAGATGGTGGGGGTATTTATAATAATGATAGCACAAGAGCTTTAACAATTCGCAATAGTATTATTGCGGGGAATTTTGATAGTCCGGGCAATTCAGGTACTGGCTCAATTCATCCTGATTTTGGGGGTAATTTTGGCGCAAATCTAGTTTTTGAGTATAATTTAATTGGCAATACAAACGGGTTAACCGGGGTTACTTTATCGAATACCAATATCTTAAATCAAGATCCCAAATTAGCCCCTTTGGGAAACTATGGGGGGGCGACTCAAACTCATGCACTTTTACCCGGAAGTCCTGCCATTAATGCTGGGGTTAACGTTGGGGGAGTTACAACGGATCAACGGGGACAACAGAGGGGAATTCCTGATTTAGGATCGTTTGAAGTAAATGCGGCGTTAAGTTTAACCACTACTCCCCCCCAAGTGACTGGAAATATTGTTTCAACAACGATTATTTTAAGGAATTTGGGGCCGGATGCCATTGGGAATATTATTCAAACTATTGCCTTACAAAATTTTGCCAGTTTATTGGATTTTACTCCTTCTTACGGCAGCTATGACCCCCTGACGGGGATTTGGCAAATTCCCCAATTAGATGGCAATTTTGACCTGTTACCTCAAGGAAATGAGGTGACATTAACGCTGAGGTTTTTGTTACCGACACCGCCCCCTAATTCTGCACCGATTCCCGATCAGATTGTTCTATTTACGGCAGAGCCTCCTACTTTTGAAGGGAATCAATTAAATCAGAATGATCCGATAGTGCGAGAGTTTGTTCTATCTTTGCGTCCTTGGCGGGAACAGTGGAGTGATGTTGGATCATTCGGCCATGAGGAGAAGAGAATTGAGGGCATAGATAGGGTTCAAAGTTTAGATGAAGGGGTGGCATCGGAGTTTAAAACTCACTTTAATGTGCCGGATGATGAGTCTGAAATGGTCACGTTAGATCAAGCCCAATCTAAGCTAAAAGAAATTGAAGAAATTACGGGAATTCGTCCGGCTTTAATTTATGCGTTCTTTCGACCTGTTACGGTTCAAAGTAGCGATGCAGCATTGTCAGAGGGCAGTATTTTATGGCAGTTTACGGAAACTGGATTTAATACGAATCGGGAGCAGTTTATTAGTGTTTCGGAAGCGGAAAGTCCGATGGATTCGTTAGAGTTGGTGTTAGTGACTCAGACGGGGGATGTTTTGCGTTATTCTGTGCCGGAAGCCACGCGAGGACGGGTGATGGAGCAGGTGGAAGCGCTGAATCGGACGGTTAAAACGGTGAGTCGCCGCGATCGCTATCTGAATTCAGCGCAACAACTCCATGCTTGGTTAATTGCACCCCTAGCCAAGGATTTACAACGTTTGGGGATTGCGAATCTTTCCTTTATTATGGACAGTGGTCTAAGAACGTTTCCTTTGGCGGTACTCCATGATGGGGAGAGGTTTTTAATTGAGCGCTATAGTTTGGGTCAAATGCCTAGCCTAGCGCTGACGAATACGGACTATCAGGATTTGCGCAGTTTTGATGTGTTAGCGATGGGGGCGGATCGTTTTGAACGGTTGCCTAGTTTACCGGGTGTGTCGGTGGAACTGTCGTTAATTAGTGAGGAGATTTGGCGAGGAACTACGCTATTAAATGAAGCATTTACCCTGGAAAATTTACAAGCCAATCGTTCTCGGGGAATGTATCCTTTAATTCATTTAGCCACTCATGCGGAGTTCAATCCCGGCAGTTTAAAGGAGTCGTTTATTCAGTTTTGGGATGAGGCTTTAACTTTGGATCGTTGGCGAGAGTTAACGTTATATGAACCTCCGGTGGAGTTGTTAATTTTAAGTGCTTGTCGGACGGGTTTGGGGGATAAATCGGTAGAGTTGGGTTTTGCGGGGATTACGGTAGCTTCTGGGGTTAAATCAGCAATTGGCAGTTTGTGGTATGTGAGTGATTTGGGAACATTGGGATTGATGACGATGTTGTATGAACAGTTACATCATGCTCCGATTAAGGCGGATGCGCTACGACAGGCACAAATCGCGATGATGCGGGGGAGAGTGCGCACGGAGGGGGGAAACTTGGTGATTGGGGAGGAGCGCTTTCCGTTGCCTCCGGGATTGGAGAATGTCGGCGATCGCATTTTTGATCATCCCTACTACTGGAGTGGCTTTACCCTGATTGGCAATCCTTGGTAA
- the hemB gene encoding porphobilinogen synthase, translating into MFPIQRPRRLRQTANLRRMVQENLLTVNDLIYPLFAVPGSSIAKEVTSMPGVYQLSVDKIVEEAKEVYDLGIPSIILFGIPDSKDDDATGAWHDCGIVQKAASAVKEAVPDLVVIADTCLCEYTSHGHCGYLEVGDLTGRVLNDPTLELLKKTAVSQAKAGADIIAPSGMMDGFVQGIRQGLDEAGFQDTPILSYAAKYASAYYGPFRDAAESAPQFGDRRTYQMDPANGREALKEVELDIAEGADMLMVKPALAYMDIIWRVKEITQLPVAAYNVSGEYSMVKAAALKGWVDEQKIVLETLTAFKRSGADLILTYHAKDAARWLKD; encoded by the coding sequence ATGTTTCCTATCCAACGTCCTCGTCGTCTGCGGCAAACGGCTAATCTTCGCCGGATGGTGCAGGAAAATCTTCTCACAGTCAATGATTTAATTTACCCCCTATTTGCCGTCCCGGGGAGCAGTATTGCCAAGGAAGTGACTTCCATGCCCGGAGTTTATCAGTTGTCGGTGGATAAAATCGTGGAGGAAGCCAAGGAGGTCTATGATTTAGGCATTCCCAGCATTATTCTATTTGGTATTCCCGACAGCAAAGATGACGACGCAACGGGAGCCTGGCATGATTGCGGCATTGTCCAGAAGGCCGCCTCCGCGGTTAAGGAAGCGGTGCCGGATTTGGTGGTGATTGCAGATACTTGCCTTTGTGAATACACGAGTCATGGTCACTGTGGCTATTTAGAGGTGGGCGATTTGACGGGACGAGTGCTAAATGATCCGACGTTGGAATTGTTGAAGAAAACCGCCGTTTCCCAAGCTAAAGCAGGGGCGGATATTATTGCACCCTCGGGCATGATGGATGGTTTTGTGCAGGGGATTCGTCAAGGACTCGATGAGGCCGGATTCCAAGATACGCCTATTTTGTCCTATGCGGCGAAATATGCCTCAGCTTATTACGGGCCGTTCCGAGATGCGGCGGAGTCTGCTCCTCAATTTGGCGATCGCAGAACCTACCAAATGGACCCCGCCAATGGTCGCGAAGCCCTCAAGGAAGTAGAATTAGACATCGCTGAAGGGGCCGATATGTTAATGGTCAAACCGGCCTTAGCCTATATGGATATTATCTGGCGGGTTAAGGAAATCACCCAGTTACCTGTCGCCGCCTACAATGTGTCTGGGGAATATTCCATGGTCAAAGCAGCGGCCTTAAAGGGTTGGGTGGATGAACAGAAGATTGTCCTAGAAACCCTTACCGCCTTTAAACGGTCTGGGGCTGATTTAATCTTGACCTATCACGCCAAAGATGCAGCACGTTGGTTAAAGGATTAG
- a CDS encoding YggT family protein, giving the protein MSDWLILGVGLLLGLFVFLFIFRIVLTWYPQAETTRFPFNVVVLPTEPFLAPTRKIVPPLGGVDISPILWVAIISLLREILVGQQGLLRMFL; this is encoded by the coding sequence ATGTCAGATTGGCTAATCTTAGGAGTTGGACTCCTTTTAGGTCTATTCGTTTTCTTATTCATCTTCCGTATCGTCCTCACTTGGTATCCCCAAGCCGAAACGACCCGCTTTCCCTTTAACGTCGTCGTCCTACCCACAGAACCCTTTTTAGCCCCCACTCGCAAAATCGTTCCCCCCCTAGGAGGAGTTGACATTTCTCCCATTTTATGGGTGGCGATTATCTCCCTCCTGCGGGAAATTTTAGTGGGACAACAGGGACTGCTACGAATGTTTTTGTAG